In a single window of the Gadus macrocephalus chromosome 6, ASM3116895v1 genome:
- the mccc2 gene encoding methylcrotonoyl-CoA carboxylase beta chain, mitochondrial: protein MLLQKVRPWLLRCRSVGLASSRTYYGDQVATLGSAPDSQSADYQKNYEQMQALVEELKTRSEKVKLGGGEKARNLHVSRGKLLPRERIDRLLDPGTPFLEFSQFAAYQLYGKEEVPAGGIITGIGRVSGVECVIVANDATVKGGTYYPVTVKKHLRAQEIAQQNHLPCIYLVDSGGANLPRQADVFPDRDHFGRIFFNQARLSSEGLAQIAVVMGSCTAGGAYVPAMADESIIVRKQGTIFLGGPPLVKAATGEEVSAEDLGGADLHCRKSGVTDHYALDDNHALHLARKAVRNLNYRKNMEVTIEPSEPPLYPADELYGIVGANLKRNFDVREVIARVVDGSKFDEFKAFYGDTLVTGFSRIFGYPVGIIGNNGVLFSESAKKATHFIELCCQRKIPLIFLQNITGFMVGREYEAGGIAKDGAKMVTAVACANVPKITVLIGGSYGAGNYGMCGRAYSPRFLYMWPNSRISVMGGEQAATVLATITKDQKAREGKEFTAEQEAAMKEPIVRRFEEEGNPYFSSARLWDDGIIDPADTRLVLGLSLSAALNAPMKKTQFGVFRM from the exons ATGCTTCTGCAGAAGGTCAGGCCATGGCTGCTCCGCTGCAGAAGCGTTGGCTTGGCCTCCTCCAGGACTTACTATGGGGACCAAGTAGCGACGCTCGGCTCGGCCCCTGACTCCCAGTCTGCGGACTACCAG AAAAATTATGAGCAAATGCAAGCTCTCGTTGAAGAACTAAAAACCCGGTCAGAGAAGGTCAAACTTG gtggaggagagaaggcCAGGAACCTTCACGTATCTCGGGGCAAGCTCCTACCCAGAGAACGCATAGACAGACTTCTGGATCCTGG GACGCCATTTTTGGAGTTCTCCCAGTTTGCAGCATATCAGTTGTACGGCAAAGAAGAGGTCCCAGCTGGGGGTATCATCACTGGAATCGGACGGGTTTCAGG AGTGGAGTGTGTCATTGTTGCCAACGACGCCACAGTCAAAGGAGGGACGTACTACCCCGTTACAGTGAAAAAGCACCTCCGCGCACAGGAAATAGCCCAGCAGAACCACCTGCCGTGCATATatctgg TGGACTCCGGCGGAGCCAATCTGCCCAGGCAGGCCGATGTCTTCCCTGACAGGGACCACTTTGGAAGGATCTTTTTCAACCAGGCAAGGCTGTCATCCGAGGGTTTGGCCCAG ATCGCGGTGGTGATGGGCTCGTGCACCGCCGGCGGAGCCTACGTGCCAGCCATGGCCGACGAGAGCATCATCGTGCGCAAGCAAGGAACCATTTTCCTGGGAGGACCGCCTCTG GTGAAAGCTGCCACCGGAGAAGAGGTGTCTGCTGAAGACCTGGGCGGGGCTGATCTTCACTGCAG GAAGTCTGGCGTTACGGATCACTACGCCTTAGACGACAACCACGCTCTACACCTGGCGCGGAAGGCCGTCCGGAACCTCAACTACAGGAAGAACATGGAG GTGACCATTGAGCCGTCAGAGCCCCCTCTCTACCCGGCAGATGAGTTGTACGGCATCGTCGGGGCAAATCTCAAGCGTAACTTTGATGTTAGAGAG GTAATTGCTCGGGTCGTGGACGGGAGTAAATTTGATGAGTTCAAAGCGTTCTACGGGGATACGCTTGTTACAG GTTTTTCCAGAATCTTCGGCTACCCCGTTGGAATCATCGGCAACAATGGAGTGCTGTTTTCAGAGTCTGCGAAGAAG GCGACCCATTTTATTGAGCTATGTTGTCAGCGTAAGATCCCACTAATTTTCCTGCAAAACATAACCG GCTTCATGGTGGGCCGTGAGTACGAAGCCGGGGGGATCGCTAAGGACGGAGCCAAGATGGTGACGGCGGTCGCCTGCGCCAACGTGCCCAAGATCACAGTCCTCATCGGGGGATCCTACGGAGCGGGGAACTACGGCATGTGTGGGCGGGCTTACAG ccCAAGGTTCCTCTACATGTGGCCCAACTCGAGGATCTCTGTGATGGGGGGGGAGCAGGCTGCCACAGTGCTAGCAACCATCACTAAGGACCAGAAGGCCCGCGAGGgcaaagag TTCACGGCAGAACAGGAGGCTGCCATGAAGGAGCCAATAGTGCGTCGCTTCGAGGAGGAGGGGAACCCCTATTTCAGCAGTGCCAG GCTGTGGGACGACGGCATCATCGACCCGGCGGACACCCGGCTGGTGCTGGGGCTGAGCCTCAGCGCCGCGCTCAACGCACCCATGAAGAAGACCCAGTTTGGCGTGTTCAGGATGTAG